A single region of the Silene latifolia isolate original U9 population chromosome 8, ASM4854445v1, whole genome shotgun sequence genome encodes:
- the LOC141596712 gene encoding shaggy-related protein kinase epsilon-like isoform X2 encodes MNVMRRIKSISAARPSLSDSGGDCCTKEVKVGQESEGKPFNDLLPDDRCSTGGEQGVPSTSILAVASTSDDMEAAFVSGNGTETGQIITTTMGGKNGMPKQTVSYLAERVVGTGSFGVVFQAKCLESGEQVAIKKVLQDKRYKNRELQIMCLLENPSVVQMKHYFYSTTEKDEVYLNLVLEYVPETVYRVLKHYSRMNQHMPIIYVKLYIYQICRALNYIHNVIGVCHRDIKPQNLLVNPHTHEVKLCDFGSAKILVPGEPNISYICSRYYRAPELIFGATEYTTAIDMWSVGCVMAELLHGQPLFPGDSGVDQLVQIVKVLGTPTREEIRCMNPNSSEFKFPQIKAHPWHKVFHKRMPHEAVDLVSRLLQYSPNLRCTALEACAHNFFDDLREPNVCLPNGKPLPPLLNFTPQELALVSPELRARLVPEHVKK; translated from the exons GGTGGGGACTGTTGCACAAAGGAGGTGAAGGTTGGCCAAGAAAGTGAAGGAAAGCCCTTCAATGATTTGCTTCCAGATGATAGATGTTCTACAGGAGGAGAGCAGGGCGTGCCTTCAACTTCTATTTTGGCTGTGGCTAGCACGTCTGAT GACATGGAGGCAGCTTTTGTGAGTGGGAATGGCACTGAAACTGGCCAGATAATTACGACAACCATGGGTGGTAAAAATGGGATGCCGAAACAG ACAGTTTCTTACTTGGCAGAACGTGTGGTTGGGACTGGTTCCTTTGGTGTAGTTTTCCAG GCTAAGTGCTTGGAAAGTGGGGAGCAAGTTGCAATAAAAAAGGTTTTACAAGATAAGCGATACAAGAACAGAGAACTCCAGATCATGTGCTTATTAGAGAATCCCAGTGTTGTTCAAATGAAGCACTATTTCTATTCGACAACAGAAAAAGACGAAGTGTACCTGAATCTTGTTCTGGAATATGTTCCAGAAACAGTCTACCGAGTTCTGAAGCACTATAGTAGGATGAATCAACATATGCCTATTATATATGTGAAGTTGTATATCTACCAG ATTTGTCGGGCATTAAATTATATTCACAATGTTATTGGCGTGTGCCATCGTGACATCAAGCCCCAAAATTTACTG GTTAATCCACACACACATGAAGTAAAGCTGTGTGATTTTGGGAGTGCAAAGATAttg GTTCCAGGTGAACCAAACATATCATATATTTGTTCTCGGTATTATCGAGCACCTGAATTAATATTTGGAGCTACAGAGTATACAACTGCTATTGATATGTGGTCTGTCGGCTGTGTTATGGCTGAGCTTCTTCATGGACAG CCACTATTTCCTGGTGATAGCGGTGTTGATCAACTGGTGCAGATTGTTAAG GTTCTGGGAACACCAACCAGAGAAGAAATAAGGTGTATGAATCCAAATTCCAGCGAATTTAAATTTCCGCAAATAAAGGCTCATCCGTGGCACAAG GTGTTTCACAAGCGTATGCCCCATGAAGCTGTGGATCTGGTGTCGCGGTTGCTTCAGTATTCTCCAAATCTCCGATGCACAGCT TTGGAGGCTTGTGCGCATAATTTCTTTGATGATCTGAGGGAACCCAATGTATGCTTGCCTAATGGCAAACCCCTTCCACCTTTGCTCAACTTTACACCTCAAG AGCTAGCCCTTGTGTCCCCCGAGCTACGTGCACGTcttgtgccggagcatgtgaaGAAGTGA
- the LOC141596712 gene encoding shaggy-related protein kinase epsilon-like isoform X1 yields the protein MNVMRRIKSISAARPSLSDSGGDCCTKEVKVGQESEGKPFNDLLPDDRCSTGGEQGVPSTSILAVASTSDVSSADMMKKTDYDKLPKEMHAMKIQDSKADCLDEKDMEAAFVSGNGTETGQIITTTMGGKNGMPKQTVSYLAERVVGTGSFGVVFQAKCLESGEQVAIKKVLQDKRYKNRELQIMCLLENPSVVQMKHYFYSTTEKDEVYLNLVLEYVPETVYRVLKHYSRMNQHMPIIYVKLYIYQICRALNYIHNVIGVCHRDIKPQNLLVNPHTHEVKLCDFGSAKILVPGEPNISYICSRYYRAPELIFGATEYTTAIDMWSVGCVMAELLHGQPLFPGDSGVDQLVQIVKVLGTPTREEIRCMNPNSSEFKFPQIKAHPWHKVFHKRMPHEAVDLVSRLLQYSPNLRCTALEACAHNFFDDLREPNVCLPNGKPLPPLLNFTPQELALVSPELRARLVPEHVKK from the exons GGTGGGGACTGTTGCACAAAGGAGGTGAAGGTTGGCCAAGAAAGTGAAGGAAAGCCCTTCAATGATTTGCTTCCAGATGATAGATGTTCTACAGGAGGAGAGCAGGGCGTGCCTTCAACTTCTATTTTGGCTGTGGCTAGCACGTCTGATGTAAGTTCTGCTGACATGATGAAGAAAACTGATTATGATAAACTTCCTAAGGAAATGCATGCGATGAAAATCCAGGATAGTAAAGCTGATTGCCTTGACGAAAAG GACATGGAGGCAGCTTTTGTGAGTGGGAATGGCACTGAAACTGGCCAGATAATTACGACAACCATGGGTGGTAAAAATGGGATGCCGAAACAG ACAGTTTCTTACTTGGCAGAACGTGTGGTTGGGACTGGTTCCTTTGGTGTAGTTTTCCAG GCTAAGTGCTTGGAAAGTGGGGAGCAAGTTGCAATAAAAAAGGTTTTACAAGATAAGCGATACAAGAACAGAGAACTCCAGATCATGTGCTTATTAGAGAATCCCAGTGTTGTTCAAATGAAGCACTATTTCTATTCGACAACAGAAAAAGACGAAGTGTACCTGAATCTTGTTCTGGAATATGTTCCAGAAACAGTCTACCGAGTTCTGAAGCACTATAGTAGGATGAATCAACATATGCCTATTATATATGTGAAGTTGTATATCTACCAG ATTTGTCGGGCATTAAATTATATTCACAATGTTATTGGCGTGTGCCATCGTGACATCAAGCCCCAAAATTTACTG GTTAATCCACACACACATGAAGTAAAGCTGTGTGATTTTGGGAGTGCAAAGATAttg GTTCCAGGTGAACCAAACATATCATATATTTGTTCTCGGTATTATCGAGCACCTGAATTAATATTTGGAGCTACAGAGTATACAACTGCTATTGATATGTGGTCTGTCGGCTGTGTTATGGCTGAGCTTCTTCATGGACAG CCACTATTTCCTGGTGATAGCGGTGTTGATCAACTGGTGCAGATTGTTAAG GTTCTGGGAACACCAACCAGAGAAGAAATAAGGTGTATGAATCCAAATTCCAGCGAATTTAAATTTCCGCAAATAAAGGCTCATCCGTGGCACAAG GTGTTTCACAAGCGTATGCCCCATGAAGCTGTGGATCTGGTGTCGCGGTTGCTTCAGTATTCTCCAAATCTCCGATGCACAGCT TTGGAGGCTTGTGCGCATAATTTCTTTGATGATCTGAGGGAACCCAATGTATGCTTGCCTAATGGCAAACCCCTTCCACCTTTGCTCAACTTTACACCTCAAG AGCTAGCCCTTGTGTCCCCCGAGCTACGTGCACGTcttgtgccggagcatgtgaaGAAGTGA